Proteins from a genomic interval of Spiroplasma endosymbiont of Lonchoptera lutea:
- the frr gene encoding ribosome recycling factor, protein MLIEALQLEIEQIKEEMEKVLESLRYELSKIRTGRANPLILDSVLVDYYGSLMPVNQVAAITVVEGRQLVIKPYDRSIIKQVIAAITKANLQVSLQDQGDYIRMNVPQLTEEKRKEFVRQVKKITEEMRVRIRNLRRDINEIIKKSKLPLDDVKSYQEDIQKLTDEYIAKADAIALEKEKELMTV, encoded by the coding sequence ATGTTAATTGAGGCATTACAATTAGAAATTGAACAAATAAAAGAAGAAATGGAAAAGGTTTTAGAAAGTTTACGATATGAATTAAGTAAGATTCGTACAGGAAGAGCTAATCCTTTAATTCTTGATTCTGTTTTGGTAGATTATTATGGTAGTTTAATGCCAGTTAATCAAGTTGCTGCAATTACGGTTGTTGAAGGGCGACAACTTGTTATTAAACCTTATGATCGAAGTATTATTAAGCAAGTTATTGCTGCGATTACTAAAGCTAATTTGCAAGTTTCATTGCAAGACCAAGGTGATTATATTAGAATGAATGTCCCGCAGTTAACTGAAGAAAAACGCAAAGAATTTGTTCGGCAAGTAAAAAAGATTACTGAAGAAATGCGAGTTCGGATTCGTAATTTAAGACGAGATATTAATGAAATTATTAAAAAATCTAAATTGCCTTTAGATGATGTTAAATCTTATCAAGAAGATATTCAAAAATTAACTGATGAATATATTGCTAAGGCTGATGCTATTGCGTTAGAAAAAGAAAAAGAATTAATGACAGTTTAA